One window from the genome of Candidatus Didemnitutus sp. encodes:
- a CDS encoding LacI family DNA-binding transcriptional regulator, with the protein MAILARELKVSKNTVSLALRHDPQIPLETRERVHAAAQRLGYSRNPVVAHLMSELRKQAQGKSKHTLAVLNAHRDRDAFRTHPTIPTYIAGIRRRATAQGYGVDEFWLHDPQLDGARLNRILRARGIRGVIVVGLMEENRLPERFASTWRAHTCVVTGVRTHEPTLSFCCVDHHALVLQACERAFALGYRRPALVIDERIDRLVEGRFTSGMMIGQQSLPLRDRVAPFYAVEAARNDPREFYAWLTRERPDVVFTLYRFVRRLIEERGLKVPRDLGLLQLERRAEDGDWAGMDQHNDRTGEAAVDMVISHLHNNECGVPEFPRATLIGASWQPGKTVKRVAQRAGATVAS; encoded by the coding sequence ATGGCGATCCTCGCCCGCGAACTGAAAGTGTCGAAGAACACCGTCTCGCTCGCGCTGCGCCACGACCCGCAGATCCCGCTCGAGACCCGCGAGCGCGTGCACGCCGCCGCCCAGCGCCTCGGCTACTCCCGCAATCCCGTGGTCGCGCACCTCATGTCCGAGCTGCGCAAGCAGGCACAGGGGAAATCCAAGCACACGCTCGCGGTCCTCAACGCCCACCGCGACCGCGACGCCTTTCGCACGCACCCCACGATCCCGACTTACATCGCCGGCATCCGCCGTCGCGCCACCGCGCAGGGCTACGGCGTCGACGAATTCTGGCTGCACGACCCGCAACTCGACGGCGCGCGCCTCAACCGCATCCTGCGCGCCCGCGGCATCCGCGGCGTCATCGTCGTCGGTCTCATGGAAGAGAACCGCCTGCCGGAGCGCTTCGCGAGCACGTGGCGCGCGCACACCTGTGTCGTCACTGGCGTGCGCACGCACGAGCCGACGCTCTCATTCTGTTGTGTCGATCACCACGCGCTCGTGTTGCAGGCCTGCGAACGGGCGTTCGCGCTTGGCTATCGCCGGCCGGCGCTCGTGATCGACGAGCGCATCGACCGGCTCGTGGAAGGCCGTTTCACCTCGGGCATGATGATCGGCCAGCAAAGTCTCCCGCTGCGCGACCGCGTCGCACCGTTCTACGCCGTGGAGGCGGCGCGCAACGACCCGCGCGAATTCTACGCTTGGCTCACGCGCGAGCGCCCCGACGTCGTCTTCACGCTCTACCGGTTCGTCCGTCGCCTGATCGAGGAGCGGGGCCTGAAAGTCCCGCGCGATCTCGGCCTGCTCCAACTCGAGCGCCGCGCCGAGGATGGCGACTGGGCGGGCATGGACCAACACAACGACCGCACGGGCGAGGCCGCCGTCGACATGGTGATCAGCCACCTGCACAACAACGAGTGCGGCGTGCCGGAGTTCCCCCGCGCGACGCTCATTGGCGCTTCCTGGCAGCCGGGCAAGACGGTGAAGCGAGTCGCCCAACGCGCGGGCGCCACGGTCGCGAGTTAA
- a CDS encoding ribulokinase: MAQDVFSLGIDYGTNSVRALVVRCRDGREFGSCVVNYPSGTQGVLLDARDHNLARQHPSDYLVGLEKSVKGALAQAKKQRGFSAARVIGLGVDTTGSSPIPVDARNVPLALDRKWERNANAQCWLWKDHTSWREAAKITELAAQHRPQFIAKCGNTYSSEWFWAKLWHCLNVDPKVFAAAYSWVELCDWIPSVLAGVTDPRAVKRGVCAAGHKALYAAEWGGLPDKEFLALLDPRLAELRDRLYETAHDASESAGNLSPESAKILGLPVGIPIAIGEFDVHYGAIGCGVAEGTLVKVIGTSTCDCGVVSAARTVPDIPGICGIVKGAILPGFYGIEAGQSAVGDIFKWFVEGVLQDVKLHAALTAEAAKLAPGQSGLLALDWNNGNRTILVDQRLTGLLVGQTLYTTQAEIYRALIEATAFGARAIIERIREYGVPIDRVVCAGGIAEKNPLLMQIYADITGCTMLVAGSSQACALGSAVSAAVLAGAHKDFPTAQRRMTSLKKVAYKPRKAAQKTYDQLYALYRQLHDSFGGKAKSADLSSVMKELLTIKERVASSE, translated from the coding sequence ATGGCCCAAGACGTTTTCTCGCTCGGCATCGATTACGGCACCAATTCGGTTCGCGCGCTCGTCGTGCGTTGCCGCGACGGCCGGGAGTTCGGCTCCTGCGTCGTGAATTATCCCAGCGGCACGCAGGGCGTCTTGCTCGATGCCCGCGACCACAACCTCGCGCGCCAGCACCCAAGCGACTATCTCGTCGGCTTGGAAAAGTCGGTGAAGGGCGCGCTGGCGCAGGCGAAGAAGCAACGCGGATTCTCCGCGGCACGGGTGATCGGTCTCGGCGTCGACACGACTGGCTCGAGTCCGATCCCCGTCGATGCGCGCAATGTCCCGCTCGCGCTCGACCGGAAATGGGAGAGGAACGCGAACGCGCAGTGCTGGCTTTGGAAAGACCACACCAGTTGGCGCGAAGCCGCGAAGATCACGGAACTCGCCGCGCAGCATCGTCCGCAATTCATCGCGAAGTGCGGCAACACGTATTCCTCCGAGTGGTTTTGGGCGAAGCTCTGGCACTGCCTCAACGTCGATCCCAAGGTCTTTGCCGCGGCCTATTCCTGGGTGGAGCTGTGCGACTGGATTCCGTCCGTGCTCGCCGGTGTGACCGACCCGCGCGCCGTGAAGCGCGGAGTCTGCGCCGCCGGACACAAGGCGCTCTACGCGGCAGAGTGGGGCGGGTTGCCCGACAAGGAGTTTCTCGCACTGCTCGATCCACGGCTCGCCGAGCTGCGCGATCGTCTCTACGAAACGGCGCACGATGCCAGCGAATCCGCCGGCAACTTGTCGCCTGAGTCCGCGAAGATTCTCGGCTTGCCGGTCGGCATCCCGATCGCGATCGGCGAGTTCGACGTGCATTACGGCGCCATCGGCTGCGGCGTCGCGGAAGGCACGCTCGTGAAGGTGATCGGCACGTCCACGTGCGATTGCGGTGTGGTTTCCGCGGCGCGGACCGTGCCCGACATCCCCGGAATCTGCGGCATCGTGAAGGGCGCCATCCTGCCGGGCTTCTACGGCATCGAGGCCGGCCAGAGCGCAGTGGGCGACATCTTCAAATGGTTCGTCGAAGGCGTGCTTCAGGACGTGAAGCTCCACGCCGCGCTCACCGCCGAAGCGGCGAAGCTCGCGCCCGGTCAAAGCGGTCTGCTCGCGCTCGATTGGAACAACGGCAACCGCACGATCCTCGTCGATCAGCGCCTCACCGGCCTGCTCGTCGGCCAGACGCTCTATACCACACAAGCGGAGATCTACCGCGCGCTGATCGAGGCGACGGCGTTCGGCGCCCGCGCGATCATCGAGCGCATCCGCGAATACGGCGTGCCGATCGATCGCGTCGTCTGCGCCGGCGGCATCGCGGAGAAGAATCCGCTGCTGATGCAGATCTACGCCGACATCACCGGTTGCACGATGCTCGTCGCCGGTTCGTCCCAAGCCTGCGCGCTCGGCTCGGCCGTGAGCGCCGCGGTGCTCGCGGGTGCGCACAAGGATTTCCCGACGGCCCAGCGCAGGATGACTTCGCTCAAGAAGGTCGCCTACAAGCCGCGCAAGGCCGCGCAGAAAACCTACGACCAGCTCTACGCGCTCTACCGCCAGCTCCACGACAGCTTCGGCGGCAAAGCCAAGTCCGCCGATCTCTCCAGCGTGATGAAGGAACTGCTGACCATCAAGGAGCGAGTGGCGAGTAGCGAGTAG
- the araA gene encoding L-arabinose isomerase, whose protein sequence is MKLLSTPEIWFVCGSQHLYGPGPLKQVAANAQAVVDGLVKSKRLPLPLKFKALLVDSDQIAKVCLEANADANCAGLVLWMHTFSPSKMWIRGLTSLKKPFLHLHTQFNRDLPWSTIDMDFMNLNQAAHGDREAGFIHTRLRLGRKVVVGHWSDSEVQDRVGAWMRAVRGWHDWQGAKFVRFGDNMRQVAVTDGDKVSAEMKFGFAVNTHGIGDLVAKVSAAGIDRQAVDALCDEYERTYAVAKELRTGGKRHEELRYSARLELGMRAFLEEGGYKGFTDTFEDLHGLRQLPGMATQRLMGLGYGFGGEGDWKTAALVRAMKVMGAGLPGGTSFMEDYTYHLSPKGHQVLGAHMLEICPSIASGKVAVEVHPLGIGGKEDPVRLVFNAPAGPALNASLVDLGNRFRLVINEVTAVKPPALPKLPVARAVWECKPDFKTACAAWIYAGGAHHTGYSYVVTSEMLEDFATIAGIETVHINADTTLPQLKQDLRNNEVYYHLSGGFRA, encoded by the coding sequence ATGAAACTTCTCTCCACTCCCGAAATTTGGTTCGTCTGCGGTTCGCAGCACCTCTACGGCCCCGGCCCGCTCAAGCAGGTCGCCGCCAACGCCCAAGCCGTCGTCGATGGACTCGTGAAATCCAAGCGCCTGCCTCTCCCGCTTAAATTCAAGGCGCTCCTCGTCGACTCCGACCAGATCGCCAAGGTCTGCCTCGAGGCCAATGCCGACGCCAACTGCGCCGGCCTCGTGCTCTGGATGCACACCTTCTCGCCCTCGAAGATGTGGATTCGCGGCCTCACGTCGCTGAAGAAGCCGTTCCTCCACCTGCACACGCAATTCAATCGCGACCTGCCGTGGTCGACGATCGACATGGATTTCATGAACCTCAACCAAGCCGCGCACGGCGACCGCGAGGCTGGGTTCATCCACACGCGCCTCCGTCTCGGTCGCAAGGTTGTCGTCGGCCACTGGAGCGACAGCGAAGTGCAGGACCGCGTCGGCGCCTGGATGCGCGCGGTGCGTGGCTGGCACGACTGGCAGGGCGCGAAGTTCGTGCGCTTCGGCGACAACATGCGCCAGGTTGCCGTCACCGACGGCGACAAGGTTTCCGCCGAGATGAAGTTCGGCTTTGCGGTCAACACGCACGGCATCGGCGACCTCGTGGCGAAAGTCTCCGCGGCCGGCATCGACAGGCAAGCCGTCGATGCGCTTTGCGACGAATACGAGCGGACCTACGCGGTCGCGAAGGAGCTGCGCACGGGCGGCAAGCGCCACGAGGAATTGCGCTACAGCGCACGACTCGAACTCGGGATGCGCGCCTTCCTCGAAGAGGGCGGCTACAAGGGCTTCACCGACACGTTCGAGGACCTGCACGGCCTCCGCCAGCTGCCCGGCATGGCGACGCAACGTTTGATGGGCCTGGGCTACGGTTTCGGCGGCGAGGGTGACTGGAAGACCGCCGCGCTCGTCCGCGCCATGAAGGTGATGGGCGCCGGCCTGCCCGGCGGCACGTCCTTCATGGAGGATTACACATATCACCTGTCGCCGAAGGGCCACCAGGTGCTCGGCGCGCACATGCTTGAGATTTGCCCGTCGATCGCCTCCGGCAAGGTCGCGGTCGAGGTGCACCCGCTCGGCATCGGTGGCAAGGAGGACCCGGTTCGCCTCGTCTTCAACGCCCCCGCCGGCCCCGCGCTCAATGCCTCGCTCGTCGATCTCGGCAACCGCTTCCGTCTCGTGATCAACGAAGTCACTGCCGTGAAACCACCCGCGCTGCCGAAACTCCCCGTCGCGCGCGCCGTGTGGGAATGCAAACCGGACTTCAAGACCGCCTGCGCCGCGTGGATCTACGCCGGCGGAGCGCACCACACCGGCTACAGCTACGTCGTCACGAGCGAAATGCTCGAGGACTTCGCGACGATCGCCGGCATCGAGACGGTGCACATCAACGCCGACACGACGCTCCCGCAGCTCAAGCAGGACCTCCGCAACAACGAGGTCTACTACCACCTGAGCGGTGGTTTTCGCGCCTGA
- the araD gene encoding L-ribulose-5-phosphate 4-epimerase AraD translates to MLTELKREAYEANIALPKHGLINLTFGNASAIDRAKGIFAIKPSGVAYAALRPDDMVLVDLAGKIVEGKLNPSSDTPTHRRLFEAFHEIGGVVHTHSSHATAFAQAGREIPIFGTTHADYFNGNIPVTRKMTKKEIGGGAYEWETGNVIVERFLDDDLAPLDFPGVLVNRHAPFTWGRTVAKAVETAVAVECIAHLALMSLALEPRLKALEPELLAKHFQRKHGPGAYYGQK, encoded by the coding sequence ATGCTGACCGAACTCAAACGCGAAGCCTACGAGGCGAACATTGCACTGCCGAAGCACGGGCTGATCAACCTCACCTTCGGCAACGCCAGCGCCATCGATCGCGCGAAGGGCATTTTCGCCATCAAGCCGAGCGGCGTCGCCTACGCGGCGCTCCGGCCCGACGACATGGTCCTCGTCGATCTCGCGGGTAAAATCGTCGAGGGGAAACTCAATCCCTCCTCCGATACGCCGACGCACCGCCGCCTCTTCGAGGCGTTTCACGAGATTGGCGGCGTGGTGCACACGCACTCGTCGCATGCGACCGCGTTCGCGCAGGCCGGTCGCGAGATACCGATCTTCGGCACGACCCACGCCGACTACTTCAACGGCAACATTCCGGTCACGCGGAAGATGACGAAGAAGGAAATCGGCGGCGGCGCCTACGAGTGGGAAACGGGCAACGTGATCGTCGAGCGATTCCTCGACGACGATCTCGCTCCGCTCGATTTTCCCGGCGTGTTGGTGAACCGCCACGCGCCATTCACCTGGGGCAGGACGGTCGCGAAAGCCGTCGAGACCGCCGTGGCGGTCGAGTGCATCGCGCACCTGGCGCTGATGTCGCTCGCGCTCGAGCCGCGCCTCAAGGCGCTCGAGCCCGAGTTGCTGGCGAAACATTTCCAGCGCAAGCACGGCCCGGGCGCCTACTACGGGCAAAAATAA
- the araH gene encoding L-arabinose ABC transporter permease AraH: MSSVQKPSAPSFSATLLDRGGMTLVLFALAAVCWVTVRGFGTPENLMNLLLQVSMVGTVATTMLFCLASGNFDLSVGTIIPAGGVLCALVLRQTNNLFLAIAASLAFGALVGFLNGTIVARLKINPLITTLSTMMMVRGIAFVFADGKSIGIANDALLNLASWAFPVIRNAAGAIVFQITFPVWVCLGLFALFGFVLQRTAFGRNTLAIGGNEEAARLAGVNVTAVKVAIFTLQGLVASLAGVLLAARLGIGDPKTAQGSELSIISACVLGGVSLSGGVGRMSHVIAGVFIMGVVENAMNLLNIDSFYQYIVRGAILLAAVMLDQLKQRRS; encoded by the coding sequence ATGAGTTCCGTGCAGAAACCCTCCGCCCCCTCGTTCTCCGCCACGCTGCTCGACCGCGGCGGCATGACGCTCGTGCTGTTCGCGCTCGCCGCCGTCTGTTGGGTCACCGTGCGCGGCTTCGGCACACCCGAAAATCTGATGAACCTGCTCCTGCAGGTCTCGATGGTCGGCACCGTGGCGACCACGATGCTCTTCTGCCTCGCCTCGGGCAATTTCGACCTCTCGGTCGGCACGATCATCCCCGCCGGCGGCGTGCTCTGCGCGTTGGTCCTGCGCCAGACGAACAATCTCTTCCTCGCGATCGCGGCGTCGCTCGCCTTCGGCGCGCTGGTGGGTTTCCTCAACGGCACCATCGTCGCGCGCCTGAAGATCAACCCGCTGATCACGACGCTCTCGACCATGATGATGGTGCGCGGCATCGCGTTCGTCTTTGCCGACGGCAAATCGATCGGCATCGCCAACGACGCGCTGCTCAACCTCGCCAGCTGGGCCTTCCCCGTGATCCGCAACGCCGCCGGCGCGATCGTCTTCCAGATCACCTTCCCGGTCTGGGTCTGCCTCGGGTTGTTCGCGTTGTTCGGTTTCGTGCTTCAGCGCACCGCCTTCGGCCGCAACACGCTCGCCATCGGCGGCAACGAGGAGGCCGCGCGTCTCGCCGGGGTGAACGTCACCGCCGTGAAGGTCGCCATCTTCACGCTGCAAGGTCTCGTTGCCTCGCTCGCCGGCGTGTTGCTCGCCGCGCGCCTCGGCATCGGCGACCCGAAGACCGCGCAAGGCAGCGAGCTCTCGATCATCTCGGCGTGCGTGCTCGGCGGCGTGTCGCTCTCGGGCGGCGTCGGCCGCATGAGCCACGTCATCGCCGGTGTGTTCATCATGGGCGTCGTCGAGAACGCGATGAACCTGCTCAACATCGACTCGTTCTACCAATACATCGTGCGCGGCGCTATCCTGCTCGCCGCGGTGATGCTCGACCAGCTCAAGCAACGCCGCAGTTGA
- the araG gene encoding L-arabinose ABC transporter ATP-binding protein AraG, translated as MPPPSNPPAPSHPCRTLARRVTPYLQFASVTKTYVGVTALQDVSFAVCEGTVHALMGENGAGKSTLLKALSGAHRPTSGRILLGGRAHEFAATSAALAAGVAVIYQELHLVPEMTVAENIFLGHLPQRRGVIDRPTLVEKASALLRRLGEDIAPDTKLARLSIGQRQMVEIAKALSRGAKVIAFDEPTSSLSVREIERLFAVIRELRAQRCVILYVTHRMEEVFALCDACTVLRDGRHVRTYEALRETTPAQLVRDMVGRDIADVYAYAPRPHGPTACAIRAVAGPGIRAPVTFSVAQGEILGLFGLVGAGRTELLKLLFGAERATAGSVTVHGEPIALHLPADAIAAGIVYCTEDRKREGIVPILSVQENCNLGVRAPHTRWGGLLDGRWERDNATAKVRELAVRTPSVDQLIKHLSGGNQQKVILARWLSTRIRVLLLDEPTRGIDVGAKSEIYRLIRRLASEGVAVILVSSDLPEAIGLADRVAVMRQGELAAILDRADATPERVLSLALPQENAPAALSLNK; from the coding sequence CTGCCTCCGCCATCGAATCCGCCCGCTCCCTCGCATCCCTGCCGCACCCTCGCGCGCCGCGTGACGCCTTACCTCCAATTCGCCTCCGTCACCAAGACCTACGTCGGCGTGACGGCGTTGCAGGACGTCTCCTTCGCCGTGTGCGAAGGCACGGTGCACGCGCTCATGGGCGAGAACGGCGCCGGAAAATCGACCCTGCTCAAGGCGCTCAGCGGCGCGCACCGGCCGACATCCGGCCGGATTCTCCTCGGCGGACGCGCCCACGAATTCGCGGCGACGTCCGCCGCGCTCGCCGCCGGCGTCGCCGTGATCTATCAGGAACTCCATCTCGTGCCCGAGATGACGGTGGCCGAAAATATTTTCCTCGGACACCTCCCGCAGCGCCGCGGCGTGATTGACCGTCCAACCCTTGTTGAAAAAGCGAGCGCCCTGCTCCGCCGCCTCGGGGAGGACATCGCTCCCGACACGAAGCTCGCGCGCCTTTCCATCGGCCAGCGCCAGATGGTCGAAATCGCCAAAGCGCTCAGCCGCGGCGCGAAGGTGATCGCGTTCGACGAGCCGACGAGCAGCTTGTCCGTCCGCGAGATCGAGCGACTCTTCGCCGTCATCCGCGAACTGCGCGCCCAGAGGTGCGTCATCCTCTACGTCACGCACCGGATGGAGGAGGTCTTCGCGCTCTGCGACGCCTGCACCGTGCTCCGCGATGGCCGGCACGTGCGGACCTACGAGGCGTTGCGCGAGACCACGCCCGCACAACTCGTGCGCGACATGGTCGGCCGCGACATCGCCGACGTCTACGCCTACGCCCCGCGACCGCACGGCCCGACCGCCTGCGCGATCCGCGCCGTCGCCGGGCCGGGCATCCGCGCTCCGGTTACGTTTTCAGTGGCGCAGGGCGAGATCCTCGGGCTCTTCGGTCTCGTCGGCGCCGGCCGCACGGAATTGCTGAAACTGCTCTTCGGCGCCGAACGCGCGACCGCCGGCTCCGTCACGGTTCACGGCGAACCGATCGCGTTGCACTTGCCCGCCGACGCGATCGCGGCGGGCATCGTCTACTGCACCGAGGATCGCAAGCGCGAGGGCATCGTCCCGATCCTCTCCGTGCAGGAGAACTGCAACCTCGGCGTCCGCGCTCCGCACACGCGCTGGGGCGGATTGCTCGACGGACGCTGGGAACGCGACAACGCCACCGCCAAGGTTCGCGAGCTCGCCGTGCGCACCCCGTCGGTCGATCAACTCATCAAGCATCTCTCCGGCGGCAATCAGCAGAAAGTGATCCTCGCGCGCTGGCTCTCCACGCGGATCCGCGTGCTCCTGCTCGACGAGCCGACGCGCGGCATCGACGTCGGCGCCAAGAGCGAAATCTACCGCCTCATCCGGCGCCTCGCCTCCGAGGGCGTCGCCGTGATCCTCGTTTCGAGCGACCTGCCCGAAGCGATCGGCCTCGCCGACCGCGTCGCCGTCATGCGGCAGGGCGAACTCGCCGCCATCCTCGACCGCGCCGACGCCACGCCCGAGCGCGTCCTCAGCCTAGCTCTCCCGCAAGAAAACGCGCCCGCCGCATTGTCACTTAATAAGTGA
- a CDS encoding arabinose ABC transporter substrate-binding protein, whose amino-acid sequence MKPHPALFPLVVVSCALALTGCGPKSDSTTAASPAPAAPAKIKLGFFVKQPEEPWFQFEWKGAEKAAAEHGFELLKYGTPDGEKVMAAIDNLAVAGAQGFVICTPDVRLGPQIVARARQKNMKVVTVDDMFVQPDGKFMTEVPYLGMSASQIGESVGRALHAEATKRHWNPEETGVCLITFEELDTARERTEGARRALEAAGFPAARIFKAPQKTTDIPGSFDAASALLTRQGGVKRWLIAGMNDNAVLGAVRAMEGRGFNAETVIGIGINGTDCIDELRKPKPTGFYGSMLVSAPFEGYETARLLHVWVKDGQRPPLETRTPGIFITRENFETVLKREGILQ is encoded by the coding sequence ATGAAACCCCACCCCGCGCTGTTTCCGCTGGTCGTCGTCAGTTGCGCCCTGGCGCTCACGGGCTGCGGCCCGAAATCCGACTCCACCACCGCAGCGTCGCCCGCGCCCGCAGCGCCGGCCAAGATCAAGCTCGGCTTCTTCGTGAAGCAGCCCGAGGAACCGTGGTTTCAATTCGAGTGGAAAGGCGCCGAAAAAGCCGCCGCCGAGCACGGTTTCGAGCTCCTGAAATACGGCACGCCTGATGGCGAGAAAGTCATGGCCGCGATCGACAACCTCGCCGTCGCCGGCGCGCAGGGCTTCGTCATCTGCACGCCCGACGTCCGCCTCGGCCCGCAAATCGTCGCCCGCGCCCGGCAAAAGAACATGAAGGTCGTCACGGTCGACGACATGTTCGTCCAGCCGGACGGCAAATTCATGACCGAGGTGCCCTACCTCGGCATGTCCGCGTCGCAGATCGGCGAGTCCGTCGGCCGCGCGCTCCACGCCGAGGCCACGAAGCGCCACTGGAACCCCGAGGAAACCGGCGTGTGCCTCATCACCTTCGAGGAACTCGACACCGCGCGCGAGCGCACCGAGGGCGCGCGCCGCGCGCTCGAAGCCGCCGGCTTCCCCGCCGCCCGCATCTTCAAGGCGCCGCAAAAGACCACCGACATCCCCGGCAGCTTCGACGCCGCGAGCGCGTTGCTCACCCGCCAGGGCGGCGTCAAGCGCTGGCTCATCGCCGGCATGAACGACAACGCCGTGCTCGGCGCCGTCCGCGCCATGGAAGGCCGCGGCTTCAACGCCGAGACCGTCATCGGCATCGGCATCAACGGCACCGACTGCATCGACGAACTCCGCAAGCCCAAGCCGACCGGCTTCTACGGCTCCATGCTCGTCTCCGCGCCCTTCGAAGGCTACGAAACCGCGCGCCTGCTTCACGTCTGGGTCAAGGACGGCCAACGTCCGCCACTCGAGACGCGCACGCCCGGCATCTTCATCACGCGCGAGAACTTCGAGACGGTCCTCAAACGCGAAGGCATTCTCCAGTAG